One genomic window of Parasteatoda tepidariorum isolate YZ-2023 chromosome 9, CAS_Ptep_4.0, whole genome shotgun sequence includes the following:
- the LOC107448175 gene encoding phosphatidylinositide phosphatase SAC2 isoform X2, which translates to MELLMNSEYYVLLNEDHSLWCSRKDGSFTPKLAKDVEQLSDFVCIGIVFGLIGKFTIQQDIDKRLAVIRDRAVVGVLPGGHDVYKIQKIALLPLNQQQLPDVEFEVCKKHRFNPRKAEKPTNTTDTQQKAFQKTWNTLKSATAQVKNRKQPKELRDREKLEKRVIEEFTKMFTDTDSFYYSFTGDLTNSVQRQYYQSKDPEFDGVPLWKKIDDRFFWNKFMVSELISTNDPLCNPWITPVIQGFVQIEQCWIDIIDDAESLSAEGIKFFPPPTLLPDVTGKNYTMILISRRSRHRAGTRYKRRGVDESGKCANYVETEQIFEYASHIVSFVQVRGSVPIFWSQPGYKYRPPPQLDKGEEETQVAFEKHFEEELSVYKSQVIVNLMEQCGKEKIINDAYLKHILEFSCPDLVYVSFDFHEYCRGMKFENVSVLIESIQDVIRDMRYCWTDSEGLICDQRGVFRVNCVDCLDRTNIVQTALAKTVMDIQFNKLGLLPPEGVLPAGCRRIFQMLWANNGDIISRQYAGTVALKGDYTRTGERRIAGMMKDGYHSANRYYVNRFKDAFRQATIDLMMGNPVTEDINAVTPEREEADTEIEINEQEHHERVKQLIEDCKKILIPETEVVLGGWALIDADPVTGDPDKQDMDAILILTKDSYFVAEYDDQTDRIIKYQHVQLEDLERIELGPEPGVFKSKHYCLRLHYCVYGQSGYFHMFRSTNTRFFNNMAVPISSEEEAAESLKAICETFKVALCVKEVNVPIFEGKLERRKSKMPLSQAGVRAGVFRSNRNHHGHNANHGFHLELPSFSSMPRNISEGQLNSLKNVGSRALSNVTSHFAKLNPIKTVKALGKKSTNGFASCAAPNLASVDETSASISQRYSMDSSSESEEDSALHHKIYTPAGFHGHISDRTLSSDYSEFSDVDEQELMLSTECLDNGANDSKHDTMLESCGILATYSSGLNGPQSDNFVFLEDNSQFSQRRYNTEVDDFVLDAMKRASQRQSKRMSAQKLVSSKQNLSLASMPQIHISTESNLAAYTKPDEIYCGSGKVAVSRKLSKSSEDLEYRPCTVATSHEVSHLLVQEEVMLDTEGLNAKMKTSHSESAIQDFSLSSLNLSNTLSPIAIKKDLVLSPLSRIAKGVQNFGMNLRPGHPRSNPISPNSEDYEKVKLKRKNCATRIIEL; encoded by the exons ATGGAATTGTTAATGAATAGTGAGTACTATGTTCTTTTAAATGAAGATCATAGCTTATGGTGCAGTCGTAAAGATGGATCTTTTACACCTAAACTGG ctaaAGATGTTGAACAATTGTCAGATTTTGTATGCATTGGTATTGTTTTTGgattaattggaaaatttaccATTCAGCAAG ATATTGACAAAAGGTTAGCTGTTATTCGTGACCGTGCTGTTGTTGGTGTGTTACCTGGGGGTCAtgatgtttataaaattcagaAGATAGCTCTTTTACCATTAAATCAGCAGCAGCTTCCAGATGTTGAGTTTGag gttTGTAAAAAGCATCGTTTCAATCCGAGAAAAGCTGAAAAACCAACTAATACCACAGATACACAGCAAAAAGCTTTTCAAAAAACTTGGAACACGCTGAAATCTGCGACTGCtcaagtaaaaaatagaaaa CAACCTAAAGAACTGAGAGATAGAGAAAAGTTAGAAAAGAGAGTTATAGAG GAGTTTACTAAAATGTTTACAGACACAGAttccttttattattcttttacgGGTGATTTGACCAATTCTGTTCAAAGGCAGTATTACCAATCAAAGGATCCTGAATTTGATGGTGTAcctttatggaaaaaaatagatgaTCGATTTTTCTGGAATAAATTTATGGTTTCAGAGCTGATAAGCAcaaat GACCCATTATGTAATCCTTGGATCACTCCGGTCATTCAAGGATTTGTACAAATCGAACAGTGCTGGATAGATATTATTGACGATGCTGAATCTCTTTCAGCTGAGGGTATAAAGTTTTTTCCACCACCTACACTTTTACCTGATGTGACAGGAAAAAACTACACAATGATTTTGATATCCCGAAGAAGCCGTCATCGAGCTGGTACACGATACAAGCGTAGAGGAGTCGATGAATCTGGAAAATGTGCAAATTATGTTGAAACTGAACAGATATTTGAATATGCATCTCACATAGTATCTTTTGTACAAGTTCGAGGATCTGTTCCTATATTTTGGAGTCAGCCTGGATATAAATACAGACCACCTCCTCAGTTGGATAAag GAGAAGAAGAAACTCAAGTggcatttgaaaaacattttgaagagGAATTAAGTGTTTACAAATCTCAAGTCATAGTTAATCTCATGGAACAATGTGGCaaagaaaagataattaatGATGCATATTTAAAGCATATATTGGAATTCAGCTGTCCCGATCTAGTTTATGTTAGTTTTGACTTTCATGAATATTG CCGGGGTATGAAATTTGAGAATGTTTCTGTTTTAATTGAAAGCATTCAGGATGTTATTCGTGACATGCGATACTGTTG GACTGACAGCGAAGGTCTTATTTGTGACCAACGGGGAGTTTTTCGCGTCAATTGTGTTGACTGCTTAGATCGTACCAACATTGTCCAAACAGCCCTTGCTAAGACTGTCATGGACATTCAG ttCAACAAACTAGGTCTATTACCCCCTGAAGGTGTGTTACCTGCTGGCTGTCgaagaatatttcaaatgttatggGCTAATAATGGTGATATTATTAGTCGGCAGTATGCTGGAACTGTAGCATTAAAA ggtGATTACACTAGGACTGGAGAACGTAGAATAGCTGGAATGATGAAAGATGGATATCACTCTGCAAATAg gTACTATGTCAACCGATTTAAGGACGCCTTTCGTCAAGCTACGATTGATTTAATGATGGGTAACCCAGTCACAGAAGATATAAACGCTGTTACTCCTGAAAGAGAAGAAGCTGAtacagaaattgaaattaatgaacaaGAACATCATGAAAGAGTTAAACAACTCATAgaagattgtaaaaaaattttaataccagaAACTGAAGTTGTCTTAGGTGGATGGGCATTAATTGATGCAGATCCTGT GACTGGGGATCCTGATAAGCAAGACATGGATGCAATATTGATTCTTACCAAAGATTCTTACTTTGTTGCCGA ATATGATGATCAGACTGATAGAATTATTAAGTATCAGCATGTACAATTAGAAGATTTAGAGAGAATTGAATTAG GACCTGAACCAGGAGTTTTTAAATCGAAACATTATTGCCTACGTTTGCACTACTGTGTTTATGGACAGTCTGGTTATTTCCACATGTTTCGCTCCACCAatacaagattttttaataatatggcTGTTCCAATTAGTAGTGAAGAAGAAGCTGCAG aatcTTTAAAAGCTATTTGTGAAACATTTAAAGTTGCTTTGTGCGTGAAAGAAGTAAATGTTCCCATATTTGAGGGGAAATTGGAGCGTCGCAAAAGCAAAATGCCACTATCACAGGCCGGAGTTCGTGCTGGAGTTTTCAGGAGCAATCGCAATCATCATGGACATAATGCCAACCATGGTTTTCACTTAGAACTCCCATCATTTTCCTCAATGCCTCGTAATATATCAGAAGGTcaattaaattcattgaaaaatgttgGATCCAGAGCTTTAAGTAATGTTACCTCACACTTTGCAAAGCTAAATCctattaaaactgtaaaagcTTTAGGGAAAAAATCTACAAATGGTTTTGCATCATGTGCAGCTCCTAATTTAGCTTCTGTTGATGAGACTAGTGCTTCTATA agtcAACGCTATAGCATGGATAGTTCATCTGAATCAGAAGAAGATTCTGCACTTCATCACAAAATCTATACACCAGCTGGATTTCATGGGCACATAAGTGATCGTACTCTGAGCTCCGATTATTCAGAATTCAGTGATGTCGACGAACAGGAACTGATGTTGTCCACTGAATGCCTAGATAACGGTGCTAATGACAGTAAACACGACACAATGCTCGAAAGTTGCGGGATTTTAGCCACTTATAGCTCTGGCCTAAATGGACCACAGAGTGACAATTTTGTCTTTCTCGAAGACAACAGCCAGTTTAGTCAAAGAAGATATAACACTGAAGTGGATGATTTTGTATTGGATGCCATGAAAAGGGCGTCCCAACGTCAAAGTAAAAGAATGTCAGCGCAGAAGCTGGTAAGCTCCAAACAGAACCTTTCTTTAGCATCTATGCCCCAAATACATATAAGTACTGAAAGTAACCTTGCTGCTTACACCAAACCAGATGAAATTTATTGCGGATCTGGTAAAGTAGCGGTGTCTCGTAAGTTGTCCAAGTCTTCGGAGGATCTGGAGTATCGGCCTTGCACTGTCGCCACTTCTCACGAAGTGTCCCACCTTTTGGTACAGGAAGAAGTAATGTTAGATACCGAAGGACTGAATGCTAAAATGAAGACATCACACAGTGAAAGTGCTATTCAAGACTTCTCCCTGTCCTCCCTCAATCTGTCCAACACTCTGTCTcctattgcaataaaaaaagatttggtGCTGTCACCACTGTCTAGAATAGCGAAAGGGGTGCAGAATTTCGGAATGAACTTACGCCCAGGACACCCACGCAGCAACCCTATTTCGCCTAATTCTGAAGATTACGAGAAAGTAAAGCTGAAAAGAAAGAACTGTGCTACTCGAATCATCGAATTGTGA
- the LOC107448175 gene encoding phosphatidylinositide phosphatase SAC2 isoform X1, with the protein MELLMNSEYYVLLNEDHSLWCSRKDGSFTPKLAKDVEQLSDFVCIGIVFGLIGKFTIQQDIDKRLAVIRDRAVVGVLPGGHDVYKIQKIALLPLNQQQLPDVEFEVCKKHRFNPRKAEKPTNTTDTQQKAFQKTWNTLKSATAQVKNRKVSDTLFSAASFLTNKVLIPVLLMETGPWRFSGNLAIKQPKELRDREKLEKRVIEEFTKMFTDTDSFYYSFTGDLTNSVQRQYYQSKDPEFDGVPLWKKIDDRFFWNKFMVSELISTNDPLCNPWITPVIQGFVQIEQCWIDIIDDAESLSAEGIKFFPPPTLLPDVTGKNYTMILISRRSRHRAGTRYKRRGVDESGKCANYVETEQIFEYASHIVSFVQVRGSVPIFWSQPGYKYRPPPQLDKGEEETQVAFEKHFEEELSVYKSQVIVNLMEQCGKEKIINDAYLKHILEFSCPDLVYVSFDFHEYCRGMKFENVSVLIESIQDVIRDMRYCWTDSEGLICDQRGVFRVNCVDCLDRTNIVQTALAKTVMDIQFNKLGLLPPEGVLPAGCRRIFQMLWANNGDIISRQYAGTVALKGDYTRTGERRIAGMMKDGYHSANRYYVNRFKDAFRQATIDLMMGNPVTEDINAVTPEREEADTEIEINEQEHHERVKQLIEDCKKILIPETEVVLGGWALIDADPVTGDPDKQDMDAILILTKDSYFVAEYDDQTDRIIKYQHVQLEDLERIELGPEPGVFKSKHYCLRLHYCVYGQSGYFHMFRSTNTRFFNNMAVPISSEEEAAESLKAICETFKVALCVKEVNVPIFEGKLERRKSKMPLSQAGVRAGVFRSNRNHHGHNANHGFHLELPSFSSMPRNISEGQLNSLKNVGSRALSNVTSHFAKLNPIKTVKALGKKSTNGFASCAAPNLASVDETSASISQRYSMDSSSESEEDSALHHKIYTPAGFHGHISDRTLSSDYSEFSDVDEQELMLSTECLDNGANDSKHDTMLESCGILATYSSGLNGPQSDNFVFLEDNSQFSQRRYNTEVDDFVLDAMKRASQRQSKRMSAQKLVSSKQNLSLASMPQIHISTESNLAAYTKPDEIYCGSGKVAVSRKLSKSSEDLEYRPCTVATSHEVSHLLVQEEVMLDTEGLNAKMKTSHSESAIQDFSLSSLNLSNTLSPIAIKKDLVLSPLSRIAKGVQNFGMNLRPGHPRSNPISPNSEDYEKVKLKRKNCATRIIEL; encoded by the exons ATGGAATTGTTAATGAATAGTGAGTACTATGTTCTTTTAAATGAAGATCATAGCTTATGGTGCAGTCGTAAAGATGGATCTTTTACACCTAAACTGG ctaaAGATGTTGAACAATTGTCAGATTTTGTATGCATTGGTATTGTTTTTGgattaattggaaaatttaccATTCAGCAAG ATATTGACAAAAGGTTAGCTGTTATTCGTGACCGTGCTGTTGTTGGTGTGTTACCTGGGGGTCAtgatgtttataaaattcagaAGATAGCTCTTTTACCATTAAATCAGCAGCAGCTTCCAGATGTTGAGTTTGag gttTGTAAAAAGCATCGTTTCAATCCGAGAAAAGCTGAAAAACCAACTAATACCACAGATACACAGCAAAAAGCTTTTCAAAAAACTTGGAACACGCTGAAATCTGCGACTGCtcaagtaaaaaatagaaaa GTTAGTGACACATTATTTTCAGCCGCATCTTTCCTGACAAATAAAGTTCTGATTCCTGTCTTATTGATGGAAACAGGACCTTGGAGATTTTCAGGAAATTTAGCCATAAAG CAACCTAAAGAACTGAGAGATAGAGAAAAGTTAGAAAAGAGAGTTATAGAG GAGTTTACTAAAATGTTTACAGACACAGAttccttttattattcttttacgGGTGATTTGACCAATTCTGTTCAAAGGCAGTATTACCAATCAAAGGATCCTGAATTTGATGGTGTAcctttatggaaaaaaatagatgaTCGATTTTTCTGGAATAAATTTATGGTTTCAGAGCTGATAAGCAcaaat GACCCATTATGTAATCCTTGGATCACTCCGGTCATTCAAGGATTTGTACAAATCGAACAGTGCTGGATAGATATTATTGACGATGCTGAATCTCTTTCAGCTGAGGGTATAAAGTTTTTTCCACCACCTACACTTTTACCTGATGTGACAGGAAAAAACTACACAATGATTTTGATATCCCGAAGAAGCCGTCATCGAGCTGGTACACGATACAAGCGTAGAGGAGTCGATGAATCTGGAAAATGTGCAAATTATGTTGAAACTGAACAGATATTTGAATATGCATCTCACATAGTATCTTTTGTACAAGTTCGAGGATCTGTTCCTATATTTTGGAGTCAGCCTGGATATAAATACAGACCACCTCCTCAGTTGGATAAag GAGAAGAAGAAACTCAAGTggcatttgaaaaacattttgaagagGAATTAAGTGTTTACAAATCTCAAGTCATAGTTAATCTCATGGAACAATGTGGCaaagaaaagataattaatGATGCATATTTAAAGCATATATTGGAATTCAGCTGTCCCGATCTAGTTTATGTTAGTTTTGACTTTCATGAATATTG CCGGGGTATGAAATTTGAGAATGTTTCTGTTTTAATTGAAAGCATTCAGGATGTTATTCGTGACATGCGATACTGTTG GACTGACAGCGAAGGTCTTATTTGTGACCAACGGGGAGTTTTTCGCGTCAATTGTGTTGACTGCTTAGATCGTACCAACATTGTCCAAACAGCCCTTGCTAAGACTGTCATGGACATTCAG ttCAACAAACTAGGTCTATTACCCCCTGAAGGTGTGTTACCTGCTGGCTGTCgaagaatatttcaaatgttatggGCTAATAATGGTGATATTATTAGTCGGCAGTATGCTGGAACTGTAGCATTAAAA ggtGATTACACTAGGACTGGAGAACGTAGAATAGCTGGAATGATGAAAGATGGATATCACTCTGCAAATAg gTACTATGTCAACCGATTTAAGGACGCCTTTCGTCAAGCTACGATTGATTTAATGATGGGTAACCCAGTCACAGAAGATATAAACGCTGTTACTCCTGAAAGAGAAGAAGCTGAtacagaaattgaaattaatgaacaaGAACATCATGAAAGAGTTAAACAACTCATAgaagattgtaaaaaaattttaataccagaAACTGAAGTTGTCTTAGGTGGATGGGCATTAATTGATGCAGATCCTGT GACTGGGGATCCTGATAAGCAAGACATGGATGCAATATTGATTCTTACCAAAGATTCTTACTTTGTTGCCGA ATATGATGATCAGACTGATAGAATTATTAAGTATCAGCATGTACAATTAGAAGATTTAGAGAGAATTGAATTAG GACCTGAACCAGGAGTTTTTAAATCGAAACATTATTGCCTACGTTTGCACTACTGTGTTTATGGACAGTCTGGTTATTTCCACATGTTTCGCTCCACCAatacaagattttttaataatatggcTGTTCCAATTAGTAGTGAAGAAGAAGCTGCAG aatcTTTAAAAGCTATTTGTGAAACATTTAAAGTTGCTTTGTGCGTGAAAGAAGTAAATGTTCCCATATTTGAGGGGAAATTGGAGCGTCGCAAAAGCAAAATGCCACTATCACAGGCCGGAGTTCGTGCTGGAGTTTTCAGGAGCAATCGCAATCATCATGGACATAATGCCAACCATGGTTTTCACTTAGAACTCCCATCATTTTCCTCAATGCCTCGTAATATATCAGAAGGTcaattaaattcattgaaaaatgttgGATCCAGAGCTTTAAGTAATGTTACCTCACACTTTGCAAAGCTAAATCctattaaaactgtaaaagcTTTAGGGAAAAAATCTACAAATGGTTTTGCATCATGTGCAGCTCCTAATTTAGCTTCTGTTGATGAGACTAGTGCTTCTATA agtcAACGCTATAGCATGGATAGTTCATCTGAATCAGAAGAAGATTCTGCACTTCATCACAAAATCTATACACCAGCTGGATTTCATGGGCACATAAGTGATCGTACTCTGAGCTCCGATTATTCAGAATTCAGTGATGTCGACGAACAGGAACTGATGTTGTCCACTGAATGCCTAGATAACGGTGCTAATGACAGTAAACACGACACAATGCTCGAAAGTTGCGGGATTTTAGCCACTTATAGCTCTGGCCTAAATGGACCACAGAGTGACAATTTTGTCTTTCTCGAAGACAACAGCCAGTTTAGTCAAAGAAGATATAACACTGAAGTGGATGATTTTGTATTGGATGCCATGAAAAGGGCGTCCCAACGTCAAAGTAAAAGAATGTCAGCGCAGAAGCTGGTAAGCTCCAAACAGAACCTTTCTTTAGCATCTATGCCCCAAATACATATAAGTACTGAAAGTAACCTTGCTGCTTACACCAAACCAGATGAAATTTATTGCGGATCTGGTAAAGTAGCGGTGTCTCGTAAGTTGTCCAAGTCTTCGGAGGATCTGGAGTATCGGCCTTGCACTGTCGCCACTTCTCACGAAGTGTCCCACCTTTTGGTACAGGAAGAAGTAATGTTAGATACCGAAGGACTGAATGCTAAAATGAAGACATCACACAGTGAAAGTGCTATTCAAGACTTCTCCCTGTCCTCCCTCAATCTGTCCAACACTCTGTCTcctattgcaataaaaaaagatttggtGCTGTCACCACTGTCTAGAATAGCGAAAGGGGTGCAGAATTTCGGAATGAACTTACGCCCAGGACACCCACGCAGCAACCCTATTTCGCCTAATTCTGAAGATTACGAGAAAGTAAAGCTGAAAAGAAAGAACTGTGCTACTCGAATCATCGAATTGTGA
- the LOC107448186 gene encoding caspase-9: MDPASRLILKQNEKSIRELDMSKLRPLLIEFKIFTNFMLSDIYDTKSEANLFDELPTRGPNAFSKFVKVLERAGYTSLANELKNTPKYAETPKVKSVFYSMKSKPLGYCVIINNVQFDLLEERIGSDVDAKELQKLFKEFLGFSVEVKHNMEGKDMKRYLKTFAKSDKLKTVDCCFVIILSHGDKHGVVYGTDSYALPKDEIHNMFSNINCENLRNKPKVFLYQACRGSGEDHGIESADSPNELEYNDSVTRNSVTETTDALKFKTNTSPVLDTTDAVPFKANFSSSLKKDPSENDILIVHSSLPDHKAYRDHIRGSWFIQDIITVFEEEYKYCDLEYMLKSVSRKIQKRLSIRGQKKQVPHSESKGFRALLHLCSNEDYKGCDMAAREYLFQ, from the coding sequence ATGGATCCCGCAAGTCGACTCattcttaaacaaaatgaaaagtcTATCAGAGAGTTAGATATGTCTAAATTACGTCCACTTTtgattgagtttaaaatttttaccaactTTATGTTAAGTGACATTTATGACACTAAATCTGAAGCCAATTTGTTTGATGAATTACCTACTCGAGGACCAAATGCCTTTTCAAAGTTTGTGAAAGTTTTAGAGAGAGCTGGCTATACTTCTCTGgccaatgaattaaaaaataccccTAAATATGCAGAAACACCCAAAGtgaaatcagtattttattcCATGAAATCGAAACCTTTGGGGTACTgcgttataataaataatgtacaaTTTGACCTTCTCGAAGAAAGAATAGGTTCAGATGTTGATGCCAAAgaattacaaaaactttttaaagaatttttgggATTTTCTGTTGAAGTGAAGCATAATATGGAAGGTAAAGACATGAAAAGATACCTAAAAACTTTTGCAAAGTCTGACAAACTCAaaacagttgattgctgttttgttattatattaagtCATGGTGATAAACATGGGGTTGTCTATGGCACTGATAGTTATGCTCTTCCGAAGGATGAAATTCACAACATGTTTAGTaatattaattgtgaaaatttaagaaataagcctaaagtatttttataccAAGCATGTCGAGGAAGTGGAGAAGATCATGGTATAGAAAGTGCAGACTCGCCAAATGAATTGGAATATAATGACTCTGTGACAAGAAATTCAGTAACAGAAACTACGGATGCCTTAAAGTTTAAAACGAATACTTCTCCAGTTTTGGATACTACAGACGCAGTGCCATTTAAAGCaaacttttcttcttcattGAAAAAGGATCCTTCAGAAAATGATATTCTTATTGTACATTCATCACTTCCTGATCATAAAGCTTACAGAGATCATATACGTGGCTCTTGGTTTATTCAAGACATAATTACAGTTTTTGAAGAGGAATATAAATACTGTGACTTAGAATATATGCTGAAAAGTGTAAGCAGGAAAATTCAAAAACGTTTATCTATTAGAGGTCAAAAGAAACAAGTGCCTCATTCTGAAAGTAAGGGATTTAGAGCTTTGTTACATTTATGTAGCAATGAGGACTACAAAGGTTGTGATATGGCTGCAAGAGAGTATCTATTCCAATGA